In one Candidatus Komeilibacteria bacterium CG_4_10_14_0_2_um_filter_37_10 genomic region, the following are encoded:
- a CDS encoding cysteine desulfurase NifS: MNLSMKKHYYFDYAATTPVDVRVVKAMAKYWSDDFGNASSIHWFGQRARAAVEQARQTIADYLYVQPHEILFTSGATEGDNLAIKGVVDFYRQLWLAQKINQQPHIITSYIEHPAVIESGLNLEKKGCQLSLVKPGLNGIVNVVDIIKQIKDNTVLISLMYVNNEVGTIQPVKELGKQLLAINKERIDRHFPKIYFHVDAVQALNYCNCRPKHIEADLMTFSGHKISGPKGIGFNFIKEKTPLIRQQDGGSQERGIRAGTFNSSGIVGLATAIKLLGSEQEKRIKTVSQYKNQLITTMRQYKKIGFNGSLTEAIPSTCNISFPNFSSEDLVIKLDLMGLAVSAGSACAAGAIKVSPVLRAMGVREEQAKKSIRLSWGKDTTSEEFKYLLNCLKKIVADDKNTKK; encoded by the coding sequence ATGAATTTATCTATGAAGAAACACTATTACTTTGATTATGCTGCTACCACGCCAGTTGATGTGCGTGTAGTTAAGGCGATGGCCAAATATTGGTCCGATGATTTTGGTAATGCTTCATCAATTCATTGGTTTGGTCAGAGAGCTCGGGCTGCCGTTGAACAGGCTCGACAAACTATTGCTGATTATTTATATGTCCAGCCACACGAAATACTGTTTACTTCCGGTGCGACCGAGGGCGATAATTTAGCTATTAAGGGAGTAGTAGATTTTTATCGTCAATTATGGCTAGCGCAGAAGATTAATCAGCAACCCCATATTATTACCAGTTATATCGAGCACCCAGCAGTTATTGAATCGGGACTCAATTTGGAAAAAAAGGGATGTCAATTATCTTTAGTAAAACCAGGACTTAACGGCATTGTAAATGTTGTTGATATTATTAAGCAGATCAAAGACAATACAGTGTTAATTTCTTTGATGTATGTCAATAATGAAGTCGGTACTATTCAACCAGTAAAGGAATTAGGAAAACAATTATTAGCTATTAATAAAGAAAGAATTGATCGTCATTTTCCAAAAATATATTTTCACGTAGACGCTGTCCAAGCCTTAAATTATTGTAATTGTCGTCCCAAACACATTGAAGCTGATTTAATGACCTTTTCTGGTCATAAAATTTCTGGTCCCAAGGGAATTGGTTTTAATTTTATTAAAGAAAAAACACCACTCATTCGTCAACAAGACGGTGGATCGCAGGAAAGGGGAATAAGAGCTGGTACTTTTAACAGTAGCGGTATAGTAGGTTTAGCCACAGCCATTAAATTGCTCGGTAGTGAGCAAGAAAAGCGTATAAAAACTGTAAGTCAATATAAAAATCAGTTAATAACTACGATGCGTCAATACAAAAAGATTGGTTTCAACGGATCATTAACGGAAGCTATTCCCAGTACTTGTAATATAAGTTTTCCTAATTTTAGTTCTGAGGATTTGGTTATTAAGTTAGATTTAATGGGTCTAGCAGTATCTGCTGGCTCTGCCTGTGCAGCGGGTGCCATCAAAGTATCACCAGTATTACGAGCTATGGGTGTCCGAGAAGAACAGGCAAAAAAATCAATTCGTTTAAGTTGGGGTAAAGATACTACCAGTGAGGAATTTAAATACCTATTAAACTGTTTAAAAAAGATAGTTGCCGATGATAAAAATACTAAAAAATAA
- the mraY gene encoding phospho-N-acetylmuramoyl-pentapeptide-transferase, protein MDLNLWPIIKIFVITTITFTTAMLATPLLTHFLYKYRLGKEIRPASNAPIFYEHHQQKSGTPTMGGIIIWLVVLFWALLFFFLAKFFSFSLFYDLNFLSRAQTWLPLGALIAAALIGLVDDFFNVKKIGPNGGGLRMKHRLLLYTIIALVAAYWFYFKLDWDLLHLAFLGTWSVGWWYIPIITLVIVATSFSVNETDGLDGLAGGVLVTNFVTFGAIAFMQGKIELAVLCGAIVGALLAFLWFNISPARFFMGDTGAMALGVTLGIIAILTNSLFILPITGIILVLESLSVIIQVLSKKIRGKKVFQSAPWHHHLEAIGWPEYKIVMRFWVVSGVASVVGFVLFLIDYYI, encoded by the coding sequence ATGGATCTTAATCTTTGGCCGATAATTAAAATTTTTGTGATAACGACAATAACTTTTACAACAGCAATGTTAGCAACGCCATTGTTAACACATTTTTTGTACAAATATCGTTTAGGTAAGGAGATTAGACCAGCGTCCAATGCTCCTATTTTTTATGAACATCATCAGCAAAAAAGTGGCACACCAACCATGGGTGGTATTATCATTTGGCTAGTCGTATTATTTTGGGCTTTACTTTTTTTCTTTTTAGCTAAATTTTTTTCTTTCAGTCTTTTTTATGATTTAAATTTTTTATCGCGCGCGCAAACATGGTTACCCCTCGGTGCTTTAATTGCTGCGGCCTTGATTGGGTTAGTTGATGATTTTTTCAATGTAAAAAAAATTGGACCCAATGGCGGAGGATTGCGCATGAAACATCGTTTGTTACTTTATACGATTATTGCTTTGGTTGCTGCTTACTGGTTTTATTTTAAATTAGATTGGGATTTATTACACTTGGCATTTCTCGGTACCTGGTCAGTTGGTTGGTGGTATATACCAATTATTACTCTCGTGATTGTCGCAACATCATTTTCTGTCAATGAGACAGACGGTTTGGATGGTCTGGCCGGAGGTGTTCTGGTCACTAATTTTGTGACCTTTGGCGCCATTGCCTTTATGCAAGGCAAGATTGAATTAGCTGTTTTGTGCGGCGCTATTGTCGGAGCTTTATTAGCTTTTTTGTGGTTTAATATTTCTCCCGCTAGATTTTTTATGGGTGATACTGGCGCGATGGCCCTGGGCGTTACTTTAGGAATTATTGCCATACTAACTAATTCTTTGTTTATTTTACCAATTACGGGAATTATTCTCGTATTAGAATCCTTATCCGTTATTATTCAAGTTTTATCCAAAAAAATAAGGGGAAAAAAAGTATTTCAATCGGCGCCGTGGCATCATCATTTAGAAGCAATTGGCTGGCCAGAATATAAGATAGTTATGCGTTTTTGGGTAGTTTCAGGCGTAGCTTCTGTCGTTGGTTTTGTGTTGTTTTTAATCGATTACTATATCTAA